A genomic region of Dactylococcopsis salina PCC 8305 contains the following coding sequences:
- a CDS encoding ATP-binding protein, with translation MIALSPRPTKCNWGTVSFASTLYIHPILDLLVAKVPPDWQVEIRLGLQEALVNAAKHGNQLDPGKTVIVQYAIMANQCTWLITDKGAGFAPKCCCEEDPYSLLPEEDSETGRGLCLLYQIFDQVDWNEEGTQLKLTKNRN, from the coding sequence GTGATTGCTTTATCACCCCGTCCTACAAAATGCAATTGGGGAACAGTGAGTTTTGCCTCAACCCTTTATATTCACCCCATTTTAGACCTGTTGGTCGCAAAAGTTCCCCCAGATTGGCAAGTAGAAATTCGATTGGGATTACAAGAGGCTTTAGTCAACGCAGCCAAACACGGAAATCAACTTGATCCAGGCAAAACAGTAATTGTCCAATATGCAATTATGGCAAATCAATGCACATGGTTAATTACGGATAAAGGGGCTGGTTTTGCACCTAAATGTTGTTGCGAAGAAGACCCCTATAGTTTACTCCCAGAAGAAGATTCAGAAACGGGTCGTGGCTTATGTCTGTTATATCAAATTTTTGATCAAGTCGATTGGAATGAAGAAGGAACGCAGTTGAAATTAACCAAAAATCGTAATTAA
- a CDS encoding CBS domain-containing protein → MMMTAKDIMTQDVVKIKGSATIASAVNLMKERNIRCLIVDRRRDGDAYGIITETDIVKQVAAYGKDPEEMRVYEVMTKPCVVVNPDLGVEYVARLFSQVNVHHAPVIQGELLGLISTSDILRKSDFVEKPKEKILEEEIQKAIAKARQECEVNGRTSAECAVAWDVVEELQAEAAHQKAEKFNSYRYQE, encoded by the coding sequence ATGATGATGACAGCTAAAGATATTATGACTCAAGATGTGGTCAAAATTAAAGGGTCAGCAACGATCGCATCTGCCGTAAATTTAATGAAAGAAAGGAATATTCGCTGTTTAATTGTTGACCGTCGCCGTGATGGGGATGCTTATGGTATTATCACCGAAACTGATATTGTCAAACAAGTCGCCGCCTATGGTAAAGACCCCGAAGAAATGAGAGTGTATGAGGTAATGACTAAGCCTTGTGTCGTCGTGAATCCAGATTTAGGGGTAGAATATGTGGCGCGGTTATTTAGTCAAGTGAATGTTCATCATGCGCCTGTCATTCAAGGGGAATTATTAGGATTAATTTCTACGTCTGACATTTTAAGAAAGAGTGATTTTGTAGAAAAACCCAAGGAGAAAATATTAGAAGAAGAAATTCAAAAGGCGATCGCAAAAGCACGTCAAGAATGTGAAGTAAACGGAAGAACTTCCGCAGAATGTGCAGTCGCTTGGGATGTGGTGGAAGAGTTACAAGCAGAAGCCGCCCACCAAAAAGCGGAGAAATTTAATTCTTACCGATATCAGGAATAA
- a CDS encoding restriction endonuclease, with amino-acid sequence MQGQDGGIDGRIPILSNQGNLNQLEAEAGFNIKIEKKQFSRLELNGFVGDLQGENLHTGIIVTASGLAPDAKAEVKRHNANNMELCHLLLEDLLSGEISCNQIQLLVDDWESNLKASLRRYYQNNK; translated from the coding sequence ATGCAGGGTCAGGATGGGGGAATTGATGGTAGGATTCCAATTCTGAGCAATCAAGGTAACTTAAATCAGCTTGAAGCAGAAGCAGGTTTCAATATTAAAATTGAGAAAAAGCAGTTTTCTCGACTTGAATTGAATGGTTTTGTTGGAGATTTACAAGGGGAAAACCTTCACACTGGAATTATTGTTACTGCTTCTGGATTAGCACCAGATGCTAAAGCCGAAGTTAAGAGACATAATGCCAACAATATGGAGTTATGTCACCTTCTTCTAGAAGACTTATTAAGTGGGGAAATTTCCTGTAATCAGATTCAGCTTCTTGTAGATGATTGGGAGTCCAATCTCAAAGCAAGCCTCAGAAGATACTACCAAAATAATAAGTGA
- a CDS encoding nucleotide-binding protein, producing MIKIVVNATKGGVGKTTVATNIALLLAQQDYRVWALDLAGRSRMANFLESSYFNNGFNKIDIRETTPLPNSFPGAKNYDFLVADTDDYYEVPATVVTQKGWRLIIPVVPQYDPVGLEDIVKETASLLNFGLITDFIPKARIIVNNRFPADDYLQLHNHVYQLLEQRSIDEFLSPHWLPCVNLPPLDFSSNQDFSQSLLSVLNELNL from the coding sequence GTGATCAAGATAGTCGTTAATGCAACTAAGGGTGGAGTTGGTAAAACAACCGTCGCCACAAATATTGCCTTGCTTCTTGCACAACAAGATTATCGGGTTTGGGCTTTAGACCTTGCCGGTAGAAGTAGAATGGCAAATTTCTTAGAATCAAGTTATTTTAATAATGGCTTTAATAAAATAGATATCAGAGAAACAACACCTTTACCGAATTCGTTTCCAGGGGCGAAAAATTATGATTTCTTAGTTGCTGATACAGATGATTATTATGAAGTTCCTGCTACAGTTGTAACGCAAAAAGGTTGGCGTTTGATTATTCCTGTTGTCCCTCAATATGATCCAGTTGGCTTGGAAGATATTGTTAAGGAAACTGCCTCACTTCTCAATTTTGGTTTAATTACTGACTTTATTCCGAAGGCGCGAATCATTGTAAACAATCGCTTTCCAGCAGATGATTATCTTCAACTTCATAATCACGTTTATCAACTCCTTGAACAAAGGTCTATTGATGAATTTTTATCACCTCATTGGTTACCCTGTGTCAATCTACCTCCGCTAGATTTTAGCTCGAATCAAGACTTTTCACAGAGTCTGCTCTCTGTTCTTAATGAACTTAATTTGTAG
- the leuC gene encoding 3-isopropylmalate dehydratase large subunit produces the protein MSKPQTLFDKIWKQHLVDEQDDGTCLLYIDRHLIHEVTSPQAFEGLRLANRTPRQPQAAIAVADHNVPTSDRSEGIKEPQSRLQVETLERNAEAMGIPLFRMSDERQGIVHIIGPEQGLTQPGMTIVCGDSHTSTHGAFGALAFGIGTSEVEHVLATQTLQARKPKNMKITVEGTLPVGVTAKDIILGIIGKIGTAGATGHVIEYAGEAIQSLTMEGRMTVCNMSIEAGARAGLIAPDETTFNYIKGRPFAPKGEHWEKAVAYWQSLPSDQGATYDKEVVLQASEIIPQVTWGTSPQDVLPITASVPDPSDFSDSNRQQAVKRSLEYMGLTPGTKLSEIPVDTVFIGSCTNGRIEDLREVAKVVEGRKVAENVYAMIVPGSGLVKHQAENEGLDVIFTQAGFDWREPGCSMCLAMNADQLQPGERCASTSNRNFEGRQGRGGRTHLVSPAMAAAAAVTGRLTDVRELN, from the coding sequence ATGAGCAAACCGCAAACTCTCTTCGATAAAATTTGGAAACAGCATCTTGTTGATGAACAAGACGACGGAACTTGTCTTCTCTACATCGATCGACATTTAATTCACGAAGTCACTAGCCCGCAAGCATTTGAAGGACTCCGTTTAGCTAATAGAACCCCTCGTCAACCTCAAGCAGCGATCGCGGTCGCGGATCATAATGTTCCCACATCAGATCGATCGGAAGGCATCAAAGAACCGCAAAGTCGTCTCCAAGTGGAAACCCTCGAACGTAACGCCGAAGCAATGGGCATTCCCCTATTTCGCATGAGTGACGAACGCCAAGGCATTGTTCACATTATCGGTCCCGAACAGGGATTAACCCAACCTGGGATGACCATTGTTTGTGGAGATAGTCACACCTCAACTCATGGCGCATTTGGCGCATTGGCGTTTGGGATTGGTACATCAGAAGTTGAGCACGTTCTCGCCACCCAAACCCTACAAGCGAGAAAGCCCAAAAACATGAAAATCACAGTGGAAGGAACACTTCCCGTCGGTGTCACCGCCAAAGATATTATTCTCGGAATTATTGGTAAAATCGGCACAGCAGGGGCGACAGGTCATGTCATTGAATACGCTGGAGAGGCGATTCAGAGTTTGACCATGGAAGGACGGATGACTGTTTGTAATATGTCGATCGAAGCGGGGGCAAGAGCAGGATTAATCGCACCCGACGAAACCACTTTCAATTACATCAAAGGTCGTCCTTTCGCCCCAAAAGGAGAACATTGGGAAAAAGCCGTTGCTTACTGGCAATCTTTACCCTCCGACCAAGGGGCAACCTACGATAAAGAAGTCGTCTTACAAGCCAGTGAAATCATTCCCCAAGTTACCTGGGGAACCAGTCCTCAAGATGTACTACCGATTACCGCATCTGTTCCTGATCCGAGTGATTTTAGTGACTCTAATCGTCAGCAAGCAGTGAAACGCTCTCTCGAATATATGGGGCTGACACCGGGGACGAAGTTAAGCGAAATTCCCGTTGATACAGTTTTCATCGGGTCTTGTACCAATGGACGCATTGAAGACTTGCGAGAAGTGGCGAAAGTGGTAGAAGGACGTAAAGTTGCAGAAAACGTTTATGCAATGATTGTTCCGGGTTCAGGATTAGTAAAACATCAAGCAGAAAATGAAGGATTAGATGTTATCTTTACTCAAGCTGGGTTTGATTGGCGCGAACCCGGTTGTTCCATGTGTTTGGCGATGAATGCTGATCAATTGCAACCAGGGGAACGTTGCGCCTCCACTTCTAATCGGAACTTTGAAGGAAGACAGGGACGCGGTGGACGCACCCATTTAGTTAGTCCGGCGATGGCTGCAGCAGCGGCGGTAACTGGAAGATTAACCGATGTTAGAGAATTAAATTAA
- the leuD gene encoding 3-isopropylmalate dehydratase small subunit, with product MDKFTTLTGIAAPLPMMNVDTDMIIPKQHLKTIKRTGLGRVLFDELRFQENGEEIPDFVLNQSPYRDAKILIAGDNFGCGSSREHAPWALLDFGIRCVIAPSFADIFFNNCFKNGILPITLASTEVETLLEDANNPETATLTVDLTEQVIKRSNEEMIPFTVDGFRKHCLLNGLDDISLTLQKADQIAAFERLQKQSLPWLWTHSA from the coding sequence ATGGACAAGTTTACAACTTTAACTGGAATTGCTGCCCCACTACCGATGATGAATGTTGACACGGATATGATTATCCCGAAACAGCATCTCAAAACCATTAAACGCACGGGGTTGGGAAGGGTTTTGTTTGATGAGTTACGCTTTCAGGAAAATGGGGAGGAAATTCCAGACTTTGTTCTCAATCAGTCGCCGTATCGAGACGCAAAAATTTTAATTGCTGGGGATAACTTTGGCTGCGGATCATCACGGGAACACGCCCCCTGGGCGCTATTAGATTTTGGGATTCGTTGTGTCATCGCCCCCAGTTTTGCCGATATTTTCTTTAATAATTGCTTTAAAAACGGCATTCTTCCCATTACTTTAGCCTCAACCGAAGTGGAGACACTGCTAGAAGATGCAAACAATCCTGAAACCGCAACTCTTACGGTTGATTTAACCGAACAGGTGATTAAACGAAGTAATGAAGAGATGATTCCGTTTACAGTGGATGGGTTTCGTAAGCATTGTTTACTGAATGGATTAGATGATATCAGTTTGACGTTACAAAAAGCGGATCAAATTGCTGCGTTTGAACGCTTACAAAAACAGTCTTTGCCATGGTTATGGACTCACTCTGCTTAA
- the rpiA gene encoding ribose-5-phosphate isomerase RpiA — translation MADTDLSKIMKQEVGKAAADRVKSNSIVGLGTGSTTAFAIQFIGERLQRGELKNIQGIPTSFQAEVLSKQYGIPLTTLDAVDHIDVAIDGADEVDPNKNLIKGGGAAHTREKVVDSLADQFIVVVDSGKLVDKLGSTFLLPVEVIPMAMTPVMRKLTQLGGKPELRMGVKKAGPVVTDQGNLVIDVKFDEIPNPESLEKEINNIPGVLENGLFVGVADVVLVGEVKADQASVREF, via the coding sequence ATGGCAGATACTGATCTCTCCAAAATTATGAAGCAGGAAGTGGGAAAAGCTGCCGCCGATCGGGTAAAATCGAACTCGATCGTTGGTTTAGGAACTGGGTCAACCACTGCTTTTGCGATTCAATTTATCGGTGAACGATTACAAAGAGGGGAACTCAAAAACATTCAAGGGATTCCCACCTCGTTTCAAGCAGAAGTCTTATCGAAACAATATGGGATTCCTTTAACCACCTTAGATGCAGTAGATCATATTGACGTTGCGATCGACGGTGCTGATGAAGTTGATCCCAATAAAAACCTGATCAAAGGCGGTGGCGCAGCCCATACCAGAGAAAAAGTCGTTGATTCCCTCGCGGATCAGTTTATCGTTGTCGTTGATAGCGGAAAATTAGTCGATAAGTTGGGTTCTACCTTCCTGTTACCCGTAGAAGTAATTCCCATGGCAATGACTCCTGTCATGCGAAAACTCACGCAGTTGGGAGGGAAACCCGAATTACGGATGGGCGTGAAAAAAGCGGGCCCTGTAGTAACAGATCAAGGAAATTTAGTGATTGACGTTAAATTTGATGAAATTCCTAATCCTGAATCTTTAGAAAAAGAGATTAATAACATTCCAGGAGTTTTAGAAAATGGTTTGTTTGTCGGGGTTGCTGATGTCGTTTTAGTGGGAGAAGTCAAAGCAGATCAAGCAAGCGTTCGAGAATTTTAA
- the msrA gene encoding peptide-methionine (S)-S-oxide reductase MsrA, whose translation MGLFGFGKKLSLPNREEALPGRDQAMPINNQHYVNNNPIQPPFPEGMELALFGMGCFWGAEKAFWQLSGVYSTAVGYAGGITPNPTYQEVCTGMTGHNEVVRVVYDPSKISYLTLLKTFWESHDPTQGMRQGNDVGTQYRSGIYVYNDQQRKLAESSKTEYQKALMQKGYGNITTEIVDAPEFYYAEDYHQQYLAKNPNGYCGLGGTRVAFPAMTETVS comes from the coding sequence ATGGGTTTATTCGGTTTCGGTAAAAAACTCAGTCTTCCCAATCGCGAAGAAGCGTTACCTGGACGTGATCAAGCAATGCCAATCAACAATCAACATTATGTCAATAACAATCCGATTCAGCCTCCCTTCCCCGAAGGAATGGAACTGGCTTTATTTGGTATGGGTTGTTTTTGGGGCGCAGAAAAAGCCTTTTGGCAACTTTCAGGGGTTTATAGTACCGCCGTCGGTTATGCGGGAGGAATCACCCCCAACCCCACTTATCAAGAAGTGTGTACTGGCATGACTGGACATAACGAGGTGGTTCGCGTCGTGTATGATCCGAGTAAAATTAGTTATCTAACTCTTTTAAAAACCTTCTGGGAAAGCCATGATCCCACTCAAGGAATGCGTCAAGGAAATGATGTAGGAACACAGTATCGTTCTGGAATTTATGTTTACAATGACCAGCAGCGAAAGTTAGCAGAATCCTCTAAAACTGAATATCAAAAGGCTTTGATGCAGAAGGGCTATGGTAATATCACCACAGAAATTGTTGATGCACCCGAATTTTACTACGCGGAGGATTATCATCAGCAATATCTAGCCAAAAATCCCAATGGTTATTGTGGTTTAGGGGGAACTCGTGTCGCATTTCCCGCGATGACAGAAACAGTTAGTTAG
- the recJ gene encoding single-stranded-DNA-specific exonuclease RecJ, translated as MKQPMIPSQRWTISEFNSEQTNPLVEATGLSPLLAQVLINRGFVTPDIAQVYVNPETETLPLPQQEFPDLEKSVDLIINAIEAEESIIICGDYDADGMTSTALLLRTLRHLGAYVDYLIPSRMKEGYGINTRIVEECASHGVGLILTVDNGIAAYDPIFRAVELGIEVIITDHHDLPETLPPADAILNPKLLSEISPYRGLAGVGVAYVLAVRTAQKLEKLQGFTSQLLELFTLGTIADLAPLVGVNRRWLKRGLRQLPKSKIPGVQALMQVSGVNDVQKTVKPDDIGFRLGPRINAIGRISDPQIVIELLTTDDDGIALEKAMQCEQFNKKRQELCETIQQEAIAYLEAGKIDWLRDRVLVIVQPNWHHGVIGIVASRLVEQLGVPVFIGTYEEGDTSKIRGSARGIPEFNIFDALEYCQDLLGKFGGHKAAGGFGLEANNLEAFRERLSEFAHQYLEPKHLKPLVNIDAIATFEDLTNDFYQQIDSLQPWGIGNEEPIFLSQNVSVVQQRVVGKDHLKLTLSQTTGEKVISKSAIAWRWGNYFPLPPTIDVAYKLRENHWQGQITLELELVGFRLPQATAEKQTTYDYQGRNYHCCLWEDLNELRIENDRGNLLVVSKGNRNGQLKTNSQELKTIDVTQPPYYQIVKAAVSALEETTSPLSDG; from the coding sequence ATGAAACAGCCCATGATCCCTTCCCAGCGCTGGACGATTAGCGAATTTAATTCTGAACAAACAAACCCATTAGTGGAAGCGACGGGGTTATCGCCACTTTTGGCGCAAGTTTTGATTAATCGTGGGTTTGTGACTCCTGATATTGCCCAAGTTTATGTGAATCCCGAAACAGAAACCTTACCGTTACCGCAACAAGAGTTTCCCGATTTAGAGAAAAGTGTTGATCTAATTATCAATGCGATCGAGGCGGAAGAATCAATTATCATTTGTGGCGATTACGATGCCGATGGTATGACTAGCACTGCGCTTTTGTTACGAACCTTACGTCATTTAGGGGCATATGTCGATTATTTAATCCCCAGTCGCATGAAGGAAGGGTATGGGATTAATACTCGCATTGTAGAAGAATGTGCTAGTCATGGGGTGGGGTTAATTTTGACCGTTGACAATGGGATTGCCGCTTATGATCCGATTTTTCGCGCGGTGGAGTTAGGAATAGAAGTGATTATTACAGATCACCATGATCTCCCAGAAACGTTACCGCCAGCAGATGCAATTCTTAACCCGAAATTACTCTCAGAAATCTCTCCTTATCGCGGTTTAGCTGGTGTGGGAGTTGCCTATGTTTTAGCAGTGAGAACAGCACAAAAATTAGAAAAATTACAAGGATTTACCTCTCAACTTTTAGAGTTATTTACATTAGGAACAATTGCCGATTTAGCCCCTTTAGTAGGAGTCAATCGGCGCTGGTTAAAACGCGGGTTACGTCAACTTCCAAAATCAAAAATTCCTGGGGTTCAAGCATTAATGCAAGTCAGTGGGGTGAATGATGTTCAAAAAACTGTTAAACCCGATGATATTGGTTTTCGTTTAGGACCGAGAATTAATGCGATCGGGCGCATTAGTGATCCGCAAATCGTGATCGAATTATTAACAACAGATGATGATGGAATTGCTTTAGAAAAAGCGATGCAATGCGAACAGTTTAATAAAAAGCGTCAGGAACTTTGTGAGACAATTCAACAAGAAGCAATTGCTTATTTAGAAGCAGGAAAAATCGACTGGTTGCGCGATCGAGTCTTAGTCATTGTACAACCGAATTGGCATCATGGCGTTATTGGAATTGTTGCCTCTCGCTTAGTGGAACAATTGGGTGTTCCCGTTTTTATTGGTACTTATGAAGAGGGAGACACCAGCAAAATTAGAGGTTCAGCGCGAGGAATCCCTGAGTTTAATATATTTGATGCGTTAGAATACTGTCAAGATTTATTAGGAAAATTTGGTGGTCATAAAGCCGCTGGTGGGTTTGGTTTAGAAGCGAATAATTTAGAAGCGTTTCGAGAACGATTAAGTGAATTTGCCCATCAATATCTAGAACCAAAACATCTTAAACCGTTAGTAAATATCGACGCGATCGCAACGTTTGAAGATTTAACCAATGACTTTTACCAGCAAATTGATAGTCTTCAACCCTGGGGAATTGGAAATGAAGAACCGATTTTTTTGAGTCAAAATGTTTCGGTGGTTCAACAGCGTGTGGTAGGAAAAGATCACTTGAAACTCACCTTAAGCCAAACAACTGGGGAAAAAGTGATTAGTAAAAGTGCGATCGCTTGGCGTTGGGGAAACTATTTTCCTCTCCCTCCAACGATCGATGTTGCTTACAAACTGCGAGAAAATCATTGGCAAGGTCAAATTACTTTAGAATTAGAATTAGTCGGTTTCCGTTTACCGCAAGCAACAGCAGAAAAACAAACCACTTATGATTATCAAGGACGAAATTATCATTGTTGTTTGTGGGAAGATTTAAACGAATTGAGAATTGAAAACGATCGCGGAAATCTCTTAGTTGTCAGCAAAGGAAACCGCAACGGACAACTGAAAACCAACTCTCAAGAATTAAAAACAATTGATGTGACACAACCTCCCTATTATCAAATTGTCAAAGCGGCGGTTTCTGCGTTAGAGGAAACAACCTCTCCTTTGTCAGATGGGTAA
- a CDS encoding phage holin family protein, translating to MPQFLITWIATAIALLITAKIVPGLVVDSISASIIGTAVLGFVNAIVKPILFIFTLPLTILTLGLFLLVLNAITFGIVGYLTPGFEVDGFLPALFGSLVLSFIAGLLNQFFQGD from the coding sequence ATGCCACAGTTTCTAATTACTTGGATCGCAACCGCGATCGCCCTACTGATTACAGCAAAGATTGTTCCTGGTTTAGTGGTGGATAGTATTTCCGCATCCATTATTGGAACAGCGGTTTTAGGATTTGTTAACGCGATCGTCAAACCGATTTTATTTATCTTTACTCTTCCCTTAACGATTCTCACATTGGGATTATTTTTATTAGTTTTAAATGCCATTACCTTTGGGATTGTTGGCTATTTAACCCCTGGTTTTGAAGTGGATGGGTTTCTCCCAGCTTTATTTGGATCATTAGTTTTATCGTTTATTGCAGGATTATTAAATCAATTTTTCCAAGGCGATTAA
- a CDS encoding HhoA/HhoB/HtrA family serine endopeptidase yields MLSKKMRKFLTYLIVLVFGVLIGLGGYKVLPSQAETIARSNAVAETPNPQTITNRFVSLAVEKVGDTVVRIDTERTVTQTNPFADDPFFRRFFGDDFNVPRERRLRGQGSGFIVDSNGIVLTNAHVVNQADQVSINLKDGRTFDGKVLGADPVTDLAVIKINGSNLPTATLGDSDKVRVGDWAIAVGNPLGLDNTVTLGIISTLSRPSAKVGIPDKRLDFLQTDAAINPGNSGGPLLSDRGEVIGINTAIRADANGIGFAIPVNKAKEIYPRLAQGKRVSHPYIGIRMITLTPELAQEINRDPNAGLMIPETEGVLVMQVQPDTPAARSGIRRGDVITRIAGTRVTSAEQLQRLVENSNVGEKLEFQVRRGEQVETFSVFPAELDA; encoded by the coding sequence ATGTTATCGAAAAAAATGCGTAAATTCTTAACTTATTTGATCGTTTTAGTTTTTGGTGTTTTAATTGGGCTAGGAGGATATAAAGTGCTTCCTTCTCAAGCGGAAACCATTGCTAGAAGTAACGCCGTTGCTGAAACGCCGAATCCTCAAACTATAACCAATCGCTTTGTTAGTCTCGCGGTAGAAAAAGTGGGGGATACAGTGGTTCGGATTGATACCGAAAGAACCGTTACTCAAACCAATCCTTTCGCCGATGATCCCTTTTTCCGTCGCTTCTTTGGAGATGACTTTAATGTTCCCAGAGAAAGACGTTTACGCGGTCAGGGTTCAGGGTTTATTGTGGATAGTAACGGTATTGTTCTCACCAATGCCCATGTCGTCAATCAAGCCGATCAAGTGAGTATTAACTTAAAAGACGGACGAACCTTTGATGGCAAGGTTTTAGGTGCTGATCCTGTTACGGATTTAGCAGTGATTAAAATTAATGGTAGTAACTTACCCACAGCAACTCTCGGTGATTCTGACAAAGTGCGCGTAGGAGATTGGGCGATCGCGGTGGGAAACCCGTTAGGATTAGATAATACAGTTACACTGGGAATTATTAGCACTCTCAGCCGTCCGAGTGCAAAAGTTGGGATTCCAGACAAGCGCCTAGACTTCTTACAAACTGATGCGGCGATTAATCCTGGTAACTCTGGCGGTCCCCTCCTCAGCGATCGAGGAGAAGTGATCGGAATCAATACCGCAATCCGTGCTGATGCCAACGGAATTGGGTTTGCGATTCCCGTGAATAAAGCAAAGGAAATTTATCCGCGATTAGCACAAGGAAAACGAGTGTCTCATCCCTATATTGGGATTCGTATGATCACGTTAACCCCCGAACTAGCCCAAGAAATTAATCGTGATCCGAATGCGGGACTAATGATTCCTGAAACCGAGGGAGTTTTAGTGATGCAAGTCCAGCCCGATACCCCCGCCGCTCGATCGGGCATCCGACGGGGTGATGTGATTACAAGAATCGCAGGAACTCGTGTCACCAGCGCCGAACAATTACAGCGTTTAGTTGAAAACAGCAACGTTGGAGAAAAACTAGAGTTTCAAGTGCGACGAGGGGAACAAGTGGAAACCTTCTCCGTCTTCCCTGCGGAATTAGACGCTTAA
- the lipA gene encoding lipoyl synthase, which produces MTVKPDWLRVKAPQFERVGKVKDTLRDLELNTVCEEASCPNIGECFQKGTATFLIMGPACTRACPYCDIDFEKKPQPLDPTEPLRLAEAVRRMGLNHVVITSVNRDDLSDDGSSQFVRCIEETRKLSPKTTIELLIPDLCGHWDALATILEAEPDVLNHNIETIPRLYRRVRPQGDYARSLELLQKTRELAPWIYTKSGLMVGWDETEAEVKAVMDDLRKVDCDIVTIGQYLQPTQKHLGVKQFVTPETFAEWRKYGESIGFLQVVSSPLTRSSYHAEQVQTLMKQHPRSKSYHQSSVR; this is translated from the coding sequence GTGACAGTAAAACCCGATTGGTTAAGAGTAAAAGCCCCTCAATTTGAGCGTGTGGGAAAGGTAAAGGACACTCTGCGCGATTTAGAATTAAATACGGTTTGTGAAGAAGCATCTTGTCCGAATATCGGAGAATGTTTCCAGAAGGGAACTGCTACCTTTTTAATTATGGGTCCGGCTTGTACTCGCGCTTGTCCCTACTGTGATATCGATTTTGAGAAGAAACCGCAACCCCTTGATCCGACTGAACCGTTACGATTAGCAGAAGCAGTACGGCGCATGGGATTAAATCATGTGGTGATTACTTCGGTTAACCGTGATGATTTATCGGATGACGGATCATCCCAGTTTGTGCGCTGTATTGAGGAAACTCGTAAGTTATCACCAAAAACGACGATCGAGCTTTTAATTCCTGATTTATGCGGTCATTGGGATGCTCTGGCGACGATCCTAGAAGCTGAACCCGATGTTCTCAATCATAACATTGAAACGATCCCTCGTTTATATCGGCGGGTTCGTCCCCAAGGAGATTACGCTCGATCGCTAGAATTATTACAAAAAACTCGTGAACTCGCACCCTGGATTTATACTAAGTCGGGTTTAATGGTCGGTTGGGATGAAACGGAAGCAGAGGTGAAAGCGGTTATGGATGATTTACGGAAGGTTGATTGCGATATTGTTACGATCGGACAGTATTTGCAACCGACTCAAAAACATCTTGGTGTCAAACAGTTTGTCACTCCAGAAACTTTTGCGGAATGGCGCAAATATGGGGAATCGATCGGGTTTTTACAGGTGGTTTCTTCTCCTCTCACTCGCAGTTCTTACCATGCGGAACAAGTCCAAACCTTGATGAAACAACATCCTCGATCAAAATCCTATCATCAATCATCGGTTCGGTGA
- a CDS encoding RpnC/YadD family protein, whose amino-acid sequence MSENNPFRQRALELLYTLQKGLQSKQDIEPEDRELIMRLEPLYQQEKEKLVRESQKRGMEIGEELAQREIAKNLLDTGMEIEQIARVTGLSLEEITKLTKN is encoded by the coding sequence TTGAGTGAAAACAATCCCTTTCGTCAAAGGGCGCTGGAACTGCTCTATACCCTGCAAAAGGGTTTACAATCAAAGCAGGACATTGAACCAGAGGATAGGGAATTAATTATGAGATTAGAACCGCTTTATCAACAAGAAAAAGAAAAACTCGTTCGAGAATCCCAAAAGCGGGGCATGGAAATTGGCGAAGAACTTGCACAACGAGAAATTGCGAAGAATCTGCTGGATACAGGGATGGAAATTGAACAGATTGCCAGAGTAACTGGTCTTTCTCTTGAAGAGATTACTAAGCTGACCAAAAATTAG